Genomic DNA from Streptococcus uberis:
GCGCTAGACCCAGCCTTTACAGATTATGCTAAACAAGTCGTCGCAAATACAGCTGCTATGGCCAACGTTTTTGCAGAGGACAATCGCTTCCGCCTTATTTCTGGAGGCACAGATAATCATGTCTTCCTTGTGGAAGTAACAGGCGTTATTGAAAGTGGGAAAGCAGCTCAAAATCTTCTTGACGAGGTTAATATTACCCTAAACAAGAACTCAATCCCCTTTGAAACCTTATCCCCATTTAAAACCTCTGGTATTCGTATCGGATGTGCAGCCATAACCAGTCGTGGTATGGGAGTTGAGGAAAGTCAACAGATTGCTCAGTTAATTATTAAAGCACTTGTAAACCATGATAATTCATCTATCTTAGAAGAAGTGCGTCAAGAAGTGAGAACCATTACTGATCGTTTCCCACTCTATGAGAACCTTTAAAATATGTTAGATATCTATATACGAAAGATCATCATTCATCAGTTTTCACCGAATGATACAGCTATTTTATTTGGTGAAACTGAAATTACGGTGACCCCTAGAATTGACGAATACTTCCGAAAAAAACTTGCAAAAGTTTTTTCCGAGGATGCCAAACGAGGCCAATTTAAGTCAGACAATCCCTTTTACACACTTATTACTGATGATTTTATGGCAAGCAGTCAATCGATTTCCCAAATGTGGAAGGAAGCTTTTGTCATTTCGGAAGATCAAAAAACAAACGATCTTGTTTTCATCAAGTTTGACAAAGATGGCCAAAACTATTTTGCTTTTTTGAGACTGACCTTAAAAGAATCGTTTGCTCATCTTTCAGATAGTCAGGACAACCCACTCAGTATCACTCAAAATAATTTACCAAGTGCTGCTCAGGCTCCAGACGAAGCATTAGTCATCAATTTAGACACTGGCAACTTCTACTTAATTGAAAAAAGAGTAAAACATAATGGTAGTTTTGAACATTATTTTTCGGAAACCCTTTTAAAAGTCACTCCTGAACAATCCGTAAAAAAATCAATCAAAACCATTGAACAAACAGCTCAAAAAATTGCTGAAAATTTTAACCAAGATGATTTTGCTTTTCAATCAAAAATGAAAACTGCTATTTACAAAAATTTAGATGAAGATGAAGAACTTTCACCTGAAAAGTTAGCGGATCAGTTATTTGAAGATAATTTGACTGCCCGTCTAACTTTTGTTGATCAAGTTAAGGAAAAAATTCCAGAAAAGATTACTGTTAGTGATATCGACTCTTCAAGACAGATTAAGAAATTGGAAAGTCAAAAATTATCCTTGTCAAATGGTATTGAATTGATTGTTCCCAATGCTGTCTATCAAGATGCGGAATCTGTTGAATTTTTGATGAATGATGACGGGACTTATTCAATCTTAATAAAGAATATCGAGGATATTAAAAGTAAATAAATGTTTAAATTTTTAAAGCGTGTTGTTTTTCTAGCTTTTCTGATTTTTTGTTTTTATCAAGCTTATATAACACATCAAAATGTACAAAATGTCATGCAATACAAACCAATGGTTGAAAAAACCTTGGCTGAAAATGATACGACTGCCAATGTTAATTTAGTTTTAGCAATGATCTACACAGAAACAAAAGGTGGTCAGGCAGATGTCATGCAATCTAGCGAAAGTAGTAGTGGTGTGACTAACTCAATTACCGACAGTCAATCTAGTATTCAACACGGTGTCAAACTCTTGTCTGAGAATTTGACTTTAGCTGAGAAAGCTGGAGTAGACTCTTGGACTGCAGTACAAGCTTACAATTTTGGAACAGCTTACATTGATTATGTGGCAAAAAATGGTGGTGACAACACCATCTCTTTGGCTAGTCATTATTCTAAAAGTGTTGTAGCTCCAAGTTTAGGGAATAAGGATGGAAAAATGTATTTATATTACCATCCAATTGCCCTCCTCTATGGCGGTAAACTTTATCAAAATGGTGGTAATATTTATTATTCACGAGAAGTTCATTTTAATTATTACCTCATACAATTATTATCTAAATTTTAATCCTACAAATTTTAAAAAACACATTGATATTAATGTGTTTTTTTATTTTTAGAAACATTCGGAAATGATAAACTTTTTCACAAAATCAGCTATTTTAGTTTGTAAAATCACAAACAAATAATCGAAATATTGTGAATTTATGAACTAAAGCGCGAAAATGCTTTTATTTAGGGATTTTTCAGAATTTGTTATTGAGTGAAAAAAGTAACGATTTGTGAGCATAATGCTTGGAAGCGTTTTATTCCTGTGTTATAATGAAACCCTAAATAAAAATATTGTGAAAAGAGGAACAAATAGATATGAGTAAAATCGTTGTCGTTGGAACAAATCATGCTGGAACTGCAGCTATCAAAACCATGCTAAGTAACTATGGATTAGAAAATGAAATTGTTACATTTGATCAAAATTCTAATATTTCTTTTTTAGGTTGCGGGATGGCATTATGGATTGGCGAACAAATTGATGGTCCAGAAGGCTTGTTCTACTCAAATAAAGAAGAACTTGAATCAATGGGTGCAAAAGTTTATATGGAATCACCTGTTTTAAACATTGATTACGATAAAAAAGAAGTAACGGCTCTTGTAGATGGTAAAGAACACGTTGAATCATATGATAAATTAATTCTTGCGACA
This window encodes:
- a CDS encoding lysozyme family protein; the encoded protein is MFKFLKRVVFLAFLIFCFYQAYITHQNVQNVMQYKPMVEKTLAENDTTANVNLVLAMIYTETKGGQADVMQSSESSSGVTNSITDSQSSIQHGVKLLSENLTLAEKAGVDSWTAVQAYNFGTAYIDYVAKNGGDNTISLASHYSKSVVAPSLGNKDGKMYLYYHPIALLYGGKLYQNGGNIYYSREVHFNYYLIQLLSKF
- a CDS encoding nucleoid-associated protein; this encodes MLDIYIRKIIIHQFSPNDTAILFGETEITVTPRIDEYFRKKLAKVFSEDAKRGQFKSDNPFYTLITDDFMASSQSISQMWKEAFVISEDQKTNDLVFIKFDKDGQNYFAFLRLTLKESFAHLSDSQDNPLSITQNNLPSAAQAPDEALVINLDTGNFYLIEKRVKHNGSFEHYFSETLLKVTPEQSVKKSIKTIEQTAQKIAENFNQDDFAFQSKMKTAIYKNLDEDEELSPEKLADQLFEDNLTARLTFVDQVKEKIPEKITVSDIDSSRQIKKLESQKLSLSNGIELIVPNAVYQDAESVEFLMNDDGTYSILIKNIEDIKSK